A stretch of DNA from Pseudomonas sp. HN11:
TACGACGCGTGCTGGGCCTCGCTGCCCGCCACCTTCAACCCGAACCGGAGATAACCCATGACTCAGTCCACACTTACCCGCAGTTGGGTGGCCTCCGCCAATGGTCACACCGATTTTCCCCTGCAGAACCTGCCGCTTGGCGTGTTCAGCGTCAACGGCTCGGCACCACGCGCTGGCGTGGCGATTGGCGACTCGATCCTGGATCTGCACGCCGCCATCGATGAATTCGACGGTGAAGCCCGTCGCGCCGTCGAAGCGACCGCCGGTGGCCAACTGAACGCGTTTTTTGAACTGGGCCGCGGCCCGCGCGTGGCGTTGCGCGAGCGTCTATTAGAGTTGCTGGCCGAAGGCAGCAAGCTGCACACCCGTGAAGCGCAAGTGTTGCACCGCGCTGCCGATTGCCAGATGCACGTTCCGGCGCGGATCAATGACTACACCGACTTCTATGTCGGCATCGAGCACGCGCAAAACGTTGGCAAACTCTTCCGCCCTGATAACCCTCTGCTGCCCAACTATAAGTACGTGCCGATTGGTTACCACGGCCGTGCTTCGACCATTCGTACCTCGGGCGCTGACGTGCGCCGCCCCAAAGGCCAGACCCTGCCGGCCGGGCAGACCGAACCGACCTTCGGACCTTGCGCACGCCTGGACTACGAACTGGAGTTGGGCATCTGGATCGGCCAGGGCAATGAGATGGGTGACTCGATTGCCATTGGTGATGCGGCCGATCACATCGCCGGTTTCTGTCTGCTCAATGACTGGTCTGCGCGGGATATCCAGGCTTGGGAATACCAGCCGTTGGGGCCGTTCCTGTCGAAAAGCTTCATCACCACCATTTCACCCTGGGTGGTGACGGCTGAGGCTCTGGAACCATTCCGCAAAGCGCAACCGGCACGCCCCGAAGGCGATCCGCAGCCGCTGTCGTACCTGCTGGATGAACATGACCAGGCCGCAGGTGCCCTGGATATCGAGCTGGAAGTGCTGCTCACCACCGCCACTATGCGCGAGCAGAACCTGCCGGCCCATCGCCTGGCCCTGAGCAACAGCCTGCACATGTACTGGACTGTCGCGCAATTGGTGGCGCACCACAGCGTCAACGGTTGCCAGTTGCAGGCGGGCGATCTGTTTGGTTCGGGCACTTTGTCCGGCCCGCAAGCCGGTCAGTTCGGGAGCCTGCTGGAAATGACCGAAGGCGGCAAAAAGGCTGTCGAATTACCGTCCG
This window harbors:
- the fahA gene encoding fumarylacetoacetase; the protein is MTQSTLTRSWVASANGHTDFPLQNLPLGVFSVNGSAPRAGVAIGDSILDLHAAIDEFDGEARRAVEATAGGQLNAFFELGRGPRVALRERLLELLAEGSKLHTREAQVLHRAADCQMHVPARINDYTDFYVGIEHAQNVGKLFRPDNPLLPNYKYVPIGYHGRASTIRTSGADVRRPKGQTLPAGQTEPTFGPCARLDYELELGIWIGQGNEMGDSIAIGDAADHIAGFCLLNDWSARDIQAWEYQPLGPFLSKSFITTISPWVVTAEALEPFRKAQPARPEGDPQPLSYLLDEHDQAAGALDIELEVLLTTATMREQNLPAHRLALSNSLHMYWTVAQLVAHHSVNGCQLQAGDLFGSGTLSGPQAGQFGSLLEMTEGGKKAVELPSGEVRKFLEDGDEIILRARCNREGFASIGFGECRGTVIAAR